The Seleniivibrio woodruffii region TACACATTGTAAAGTCTATTAATCTTTTTGGAAAACGCAACCAACTCTATGGTTGAATAAATTTGTTCTATCTCATACAATAAATTTTCTGTTTTATTATTTATCTTTCTCATATTAATCTCTTTAGGTGTATAGCAACTATAATACCAGTTAATCTGGTAATTATTTCCCTATAACCCTAAAGACTCTTTCTTTAATATCCGGCAGTGGCAGCAAGCCGGAGCTAATCAGCTTCCAGTCTTTCGTACCTTTTTGTATCAGAACCAATGATGGCGTGCTCTGAATGTTAAATCTAGCGACAGCATTTGAGTCTGTTGAAATATCGACAGGCTTAACAGTCCAGCCTGTGTCGTCAATAAAACTCTGAAGAATTGGAGCCTGTTTAGCACAATACCCGCATTCGGGAGAATAAAAATACAGCAGTGCATAGTTATCAGCATTTTCACGCAGAACTCTGTCTATTCTCTCACGTTTCTCTCTGAAATATTCATCCTGACCGACTTTTGAAGCCGGATAGCGGCTCTCTCTTGAAAGATCTGGATCAGATTGCACAACGGACATAGAAGTCTCCATAAAGGCTCTGGAACGGTCGAGAGCGATGCTCTGCAGCTTATAAAAATCTCTGACATTTGCCTCTGACGGATACATAATTGCGTAATCTTTCACATCCTCTATCAGCTTATTAAAATCTGTCGGATGCATCGTCTGCACTGCTTTCCAGTCTATCACCGGTTTTGAATGAACAATTTCCGATTCTTTTTTATCCTCTGCCTTTTCTTCCTTTTTCGGATCTACCTCATAGAAATACCAGCCACGTTCTCTGTCGTAATAGAACTCTCTCTTTTCGGCTTTATGTATCTGATCAGCTCCGGCTTTAAACACCAGAAGCATAATCAGAACGCACAACAATCTCTTTTTCGCCATAAGATAAACACCATGTTGTCATTATTTGGAGATCCGGGAGGATTAAGGAATCTATTCCATATCAGTGACGGCTGTCCAAGCCTTCTGCAATACCAATCAGGCACAGGCATGGCAGTCTGAAGCCGATACTGCATCTTATTCCATATAGGCATCGGATACATTCCGCACAAGCCTTGTGAGCCTATACTGCCCCAAAGCTGAAGCTCTCTGTGCATCTTAAATATTGTTTTTGATGCATCCACTTCTGCCGCTTCAGTATAGTTGGATTTACTCACCTGATTATTGCTCAAAGGAAATATGGCATGGTTGCCTGCACACCAGTAAAGAGGCGGGATAGTGTATTCCGCTACTGTAGCTATGGCATCAGGTATCTCACAGGCCATAATAGCTATAGGGTTAGCAAACAGTACCGATTCAGGATTCAACAGTAACGCCGCAGTGTCTGACCTTGACGTTATATCCACTTCTGAAGTATATGCCAGAGACCAACCCGCACCATCTGTTTGAAGGCAGATAAGATCCGTAAAGAGCTTCATAAATGTCCACGGGACGAATTCCCACATGTGAGTATTCGCAAAATCATTCTTTGGAGCAGACACAGGTCCTTTGCTCCCACCAGACCATACAGTCTGACTCATTCCGAATCCAAGACTCGGAAAACACCAAGGATCCTTCACAGACTCAATCAGCTTTATCGGCTCTCTATACCCCAGAGTTATGCCTATTCTCGGTATCGGATCAGTGCATATGCAAACAGGCAGCTGCGTTCCGACACCGGCGTTTCTATCCATGGCATCGGCAATAGGATTGCCAGATGTTCCCCACGGGATCCCGGCAATGGTTATTGGCAGGACACAATTCCACCTGATTCTTGTGATAGGATCAATCGGTGGACCGGCACAAACTGCCGATGCGTCATTTATGCTTATAACTGCGAGAAGTATTAACAGAATTAACTTTTTCATCTGCCACCATTATTTCGTCCACTCTCATTCGTTTTCCTTCCGGATAAATCACACTGACGGTATGCTCCAGCTTAAATAACTTTCTCATGTCATCACGCAAAACATAAACCGGCCTGCCAATATGCTTTGCTATTTCAATGGCATTGCCTTCGGTTATCAAAGGATACACAAGCGGAGCCAGAGAGTACTTTGCTTTAAACCAGTCGATTTCCTTCTGCCTTTTACCGTTAAAGACAACATATGTTTCTTTCACTTTCACATAATCAAGAGGGTTATACACAAAGCCCTTCGGATAAAGGATTCCGGTAATCTCTCCCTTTTGATTATAGGTGTTAATGTCATGATCAAGAACGTAGGTCATATTCAGGTAGAACGAGCGATTCTTCTCAGCTTTTGGCAAGGATATGCCGCCTTTACCGGCATTCTTCCTAACATTTTCGGTTTCTCTTCTGATTATTGATTTCCAGTCAACTTTTGCTGCACGCTCTTCTATCTCAGACATTAAATCTTTTTCAGCAACCGGGTATGTGTTGCCCACAGTCCCCAGATCTTTTGCATAAGTCACAAAAGAGAATAAAAGCAAAATAATAACCAGTCTCATTTTTCAACAAGATCCTCGAATTCATTCTGTATGTCGTTATCGACTTTCCCCGGAAGAGCCCCCATCTCAAAAACAATCCCTTCATGGTTGCTTATGCGTGTCTGGAGTTCCTCCACACGCTTTCTCAGTTCATCGGTTGTCAGAGTCTTCTGATAGACCCTCTCTGCCAGCTTCTGCAGTATCTTGTTAGTATCAACGACATATATTTCTGATTTTCTGACATAATACTTCTTCACTATAAAAGTATGGTAGCCACCCAGCATAATTGCTGAGATTCCAACTATAATAACCAGCCTAACTATCATGTCTGACACCTGCTTCATCTCCGGCTCCTTTGTGTTGTAAAAGATATTTTTTGAATGCTCCTATGCCACCAAGCTGTTTGGCAAGCTCTGCACAATATTTGACAGCATCACGCATCGCCTCTTTCTTCGAGAATCCTTTATTAATGAATTTCTCCACCTGCTCTCTGATGAACAGATAGTCTTTCGGATCAGACGTATTCAGAAAGTATTTATATTCATCAACAATAAGACGCACGATAGTGTTCCCGTGCGGCGTTCTGACAAATATCTCAGAATATCTGGGAAGTGCATCCTTTGGTATTTTCTCAATCAGATTGATGAACTCAAAATCAGTCACCTTGAGAACTCCAAGATCTTTGGCTTTGCGGAAGTTCTCATCGTATAGAGCAAAAGAAAAGTCACTCTGAGAGGTTATTACATCGCCCAGTAGCCCAAGTTTTCCTTTTTCATGCAGGTCATCCAAAGACTGAGTGATTATCCCCACAGAAGCGTTATACTTCCTTGCTTTACGGTACAGCCCCTCAACGAATCTTTTGGCATACGGATTTTCTGACAATGTCTGCCAGCTTTCATCAAGAACGACAAACTGCTGTTTCTTTCGATCCCCTTTATAGATTTCCTGCTCAATGATATTTGCGAATGCCAAAACAAAGACCTTTCTGAGGTCCTCAGGCGTTTTAGTGAGGTCAACCACAACCATATCTTTTTTCATAGATATGGTGCTTTTGCCGTTAAAATACTTTCCGTATGTTCCTTTTGATGAATACTTCTCCAAACGGAGCATCAGCTTATATGCTGTCTGAACATGAAACTGTGCTCTCAGGTCTGTGTTGCTGTTCATACTGTTCAGATAATCAAGCAGATCATCGATGTTTGTATCTCTGTTCTTTCTCGCATAAACGGCTCTGATTGCTGTTTCAAGTATTACGACCTCGTCCTCGCCAAGCATCTCGCCGGTTCTTGAACTCGCCATAGATGCGATGATACCGGTGAGCATGTTCAAAGTATCGCCATCAAGCTCATAATGCAGGTTTCTGAACTGCTGAGGAGGTATAACAAGTACCTCTTCATGTTCGCCGACCTTAACTACTATCTTACAAAAGCTCTCAGATATTTCTGCGACCTCCACGATGCTTCCGGGTGCAAGCATAATATCGCCATATCCAACACCTTCAGTCAGTATTCCGAACATGGTTCCAGCTTCAGAAAAGAAGTTAATAATCATTCCCTCTTCTTCATGTTCGATATACTGACCATCACTCAGGTAGCAGGTTTTTCTATATGAATCGCAAACAGTTATTATCCTGAATCTTGAATCTATACTGCGGTATGAGTTGGTAAAGTCATTCATGAAAAATGACTTCCCTGCACCAGTACCACCGGTCACATAGAAATTCTTGTTCTTACCAGTGTTAAATATATCGAGGGTAACTGGCTGACCACGCCTGTCTATATACAACAGCACCGGTTCCCCGACACCTTTGAAGGCTGCTTGTATAGGGGCAGACAAAGCAGCAGCGTTGGTATCAACAATGAAGTTACGCTCCATTTCATTTATAACTTTTGAGTAAAGTCCGCACGGGAGTGCC contains the following coding sequences:
- a CDS encoding conjugal transfer protein TraF, coding for MAKKRLLCVLIMLLVFKAGADQIHKAEKREFYYDRERGWYFYEVDPKKEEKAEDKKESEIVHSKPVIDWKAVQTMHPTDFNKLIEDVKDYAIMYPSEANVRDFYKLQSIALDRSRAFMETSMSVVQSDPDLSRESRYPASKVGQDEYFREKRERIDRVLRENADNYALLYFYSPECGYCAKQAPILQSFIDDTGWTVKPVDISTDSNAVARFNIQSTPSLVLIQKGTKDWKLISSGLLPLPDIKERVFRVIGK
- a CDS encoding TraU family protein, with product MKKLILLILLAVISINDASAVCAGPPIDPITRIRWNCVLPITIAGIPWGTSGNPIADAMDRNAGVGTQLPVCICTDPIPRIGITLGYREPIKLIESVKDPWCFPSLGFGMSQTVWSGGSKGPVSAPKNDFANTHMWEFVPWTFMKLFTDLICLQTDGAGWSLAYTSEVDITSRSDTAALLLNPESVLFANPIAIMACEIPDAIATVAEYTIPPLYWCAGNHAIFPLSNNQVSKSNYTEAAEVDASKTIFKMHRELQLWGSIGSQGLCGMYPMPIWNKMQYRLQTAMPVPDWYCRRLGQPSLIWNRFLNPPGSPNNDNMVFILWRKRDCCAF
- a CDS encoding TraC family protein — encoded protein: MLSCIKEFFQGIHGGLEKMDIDLTRQKFSDLLPWVSYDEETRHYFLKDGSVGWIWECNPVLFAGDSIFDTISSLLRSQMPHHTVFQFMLYADSYINEIVYAYKDLRDAAKEDLYKEVTENYTNFLNDGLKGMWQLSGTPLRNFRLFISIKVPVKSDVSNIKSYLVEIQKYSDVISNVAEGLKSLNPKPLKPDMLITSMYRLCNPELNPDRYQNHVDEMPICKQIIFADTEIERQKYSIRFGNKFFGVITPKKLPRNIDNMFANDLAGFITRGATAIENDINQIQCPYVFTVNIITDSNLRSKLGAKALHNSTTARGAAKEGNMDSMMVSTGNRREENMWVANQYEEGNTFLHIIPQLMLICDSEEDLTAKLNRTKAFWNTCGVETQSELDYMLHVLFVSALPCGLYSKVINEMERNFIVDTNAAALSAPIQAAFKGVGEPVLLYIDRRGQPVTLDIFNTGKNKNFYVTGGTGAGKSFFMNDFTNSYRSIDSRFRIITVCDSYRKTCYLSDGQYIEHEEEGMIINFFSEAGTMFGILTEGVGYGDIMLAPGSIVEVAEISESFCKIVVKVGEHEEVLVIPPQQFRNLHYELDGDTLNMLTGIIASMASSRTGEMLGEDEVVILETAIRAVYARKNRDTNIDDLLDYLNSMNSNTDLRAQFHVQTAYKLMLRLEKYSSKGTYGKYFNGKSTISMKKDMVVVDLTKTPEDLRKVFVLAFANIIEQEIYKGDRKKQQFVVLDESWQTLSENPYAKRFVEGLYRKARKYNASVGIITQSLDDLHEKGKLGLLGDVITSQSDFSFALYDENFRKAKDLGVLKVTDFEFINLIEKIPKDALPRYSEIFVRTPHGNTIVRLIVDEYKYFLNTSDPKDYLFIREQVEKFINKGFSKKEAMRDAVKYCAELAKQLGGIGAFKKYLLQHKGAGDEAGVRHDS